CTGATTGTCTTTACTGTTGCACACTGAAATAGGCGGAATAAGAATACATTTCCCACTTCATTTTGTGTTCTCTTTTAGGAGTAAAGGAACAATTTCCTAGAGATAACATCTTAGTCTGATACTCTGGGTTCTTACAATCTTACTTGAAACATTGTTCATCTGCTATAATTAATTAACCTCCAATCACTCATTCCTTTCTTTGTGCATTCTTTGTGCTCTAGTATTAGCAGATTCTAATTTCGTGTCATGGATGCAGGTATTAGAGGAAACAGGTTTTGATGTTTCAGAACTCCTTAATGAAGACGAGCACATCGAAATGATTTTCGGACAGCAGAGAGTGAGGCTATACATAGTTTCTGGGGTGAAAGAGGACACATATTTTGCTCCACAAACTAAGAAAGAGATAAGTGTATGTCATTCCCCTTCTGATATATCTGAATTTAGGAAGTTCCTGAAATACATTGTCTCTTTACTTGTTGTACCAATCTTTATTTTTCTGTATCACAGTCCAATTGTCTTGTAACGGTTCTGTTTAGTACATTCAAAAGAGTGGCAAGCTGAGCTGCTTTTGTGGTtgacaaatttattttttaagccCTTATAAAGTGTTATGATGTTGCTTATGAATATCCAGAGGCTTATCTGTTGCAACCTTAAAAAAGCTTTGTTATTGTTTTAACTTTTATGGTTATTTGCAGGAAATTGCATGGCAGCGGCTTGATGAGCTTCAATCAGCGAGTGGTGATGTCATATCTCGTGGGGTCACTGGGCTCAAGCTCTATATGGTTGCTCCATTTTTGGCGTAAGTTATTCTTCAATCTTCATGTTGAAAACTTTCTAATCATTTCTGCTCTAAAAAATCGGTAATCTTTTCTGCAGATCTTTGAAGTCGTGGATCTCAAAGCATCCCCCTCAAGTAGCAACTATGTATAACAAACCTCCAAAAGGTCCTTTCTCCCATTATCATTCTCACTTATTGGTCATCATATATCTTTATTTGTTTATCGACTATAAAATGCTCAAACAAGAACTTATTCTCTTCTACCTAAACTCACGTCTACATTTCCACTTCTTCCAAGAAAGAAACCTGTTTTGAATATTCTCACATTCTCTTTTGCACAGATCTTTGACATTTTCGTGAATAGAGTTTCTGCTATTCCCCTATGTAAATCTTGGAAATTCACTAGTTCTTAATATGTTGTTTATTAATCACATCATGCTTTAAACAGAGATACATTCCATTTTCTCCCATATCTAATCTTTAAACATAAGCAGCTTCCCCTTGGTGAATATGGATAAACCAATATAGTATGTTACAAAAATTGGCTTCTTGATGCTTGCATATCTATTTATATATGGTGGTACAGCAGCATTTCGGCAGTTATGTTTATCTGTGAGTTCATATACATCGATTTTTTTGGTTTAGAATCATGAGTCTCCTGACTGAGATTCTAGTTGTCTTGATTAAACTTTGGTTGACAATTTGTCTTAAATTTGAACAGTTACTGTATGGAAGGCTAAAAACAGTAATGGTGGAATCCCATCTGTAGCAGTCGAGCGCCAGCCAAGTAAAACGATACCTGATGCCCACCCTCCTGAAGCTCAACCAGTAAGCGCCTTCAGAAGCTTCCGGTTCGATACTGGCCCAATCTTGCAAGCAGTGGACGCTGCATTCTCTAACTGAACGTCGAACAAATTGACCCCCCGGTTGTAAAGCATTTTCGTGCACATATTGAAGACCCAGTGACCCCTTTCGTGGTGAAGTCAATATATCGGTATCGTAGTTGCTGTATATCCATGTGTGGAATGGAAGTTTAGACTGTGTATGTACATTTCTGTACATAGAGACCTGTTGATGAGAGATTGGGTGAGTGAGTGAGAGTTTGCTTATTGCCTTCCCTAATCTCTTTCTTACTGTATTTTGGTCCATTTGTTTCCTTACTAAGTTGGACTCTTCTTTGAAGTAAAGTGTGGACTTATAACTACATAGTTTGTGGTGTGCACTCTCTTTCCCTCTCTCTATTCTTTTGCATATTTTTGCAATAATTTGCAATGCTTCTAAATTTTGTAGCAAAAAGTGAGTTGGGCAAATGGGTAAATTGGCAAATTTTTCATAAACTTAATTATAAATCACAAAGTTTGTAATTTTTGAAAGGATCATATTTGTCTCCTTTTTGGTGAAATAACATGGATAATTGCAAATATTATAAACTTCATTATATATAATTCATTGTTTGAAAAGCATTGGACGAACTGGAATTTGATCAATCTTTCATCTTTTATATGACAATTTgtcaaaaaaatcatacatttccAATTTTTCTgatcattaattttttcaatgaCTCTGTTCTGCAACAAATTGAAAAGGTACCACTTCCACCATTATTGTTATGATTTATACAAATTGTCTAAAATCAAAGCCCTGATCAAAATAGAGTATATGTATGCTTTTAATAAATCAACTCTAAAATTTATAAACTAGATGAATTGTACCTAGAATCTCAACATGACAGCCAGGTCACGTAAGTGGAAAGTCAAAGTTTTAATTTAGGGATTAGGTAACTTTGAATTTTATACGAATAGTTGGTTGGTCAATTTATGTTAGTTCCCTATAACTaaaaaacacattttttaaatatctGCAATTCCTCAGAGATTcagaggaaaaaagaaaaaaaaatagactagcAAGAAAATTTCAAGTTTTCTACTAAGGCACAAGAATTAATATCTCTAAACTAAATAACTCCCTAACCACTCCGGCGGAGCTCAGCCGCCTGCAGCCACTACGGTGGGCTGGCGCCCTCCGCCGCAGCTAAGGGCCCTAATCAGTCCCCTCAACCCCCACCCCCGATCTCCCATCACCTCACCATCATCACCACCTCTAAATCCAAACATCACCGGAGaagacggcggcggcggcgacga
This sequence is a window from Salvia splendens isolate huo1 chromosome 14, SspV2, whole genome shotgun sequence. Protein-coding genes within it:
- the LOC121766018 gene encoding mRNA-decapping enzyme subunit 2-like; this translates as MSGGLNRSSSGPTKNILPPQELLDDLCSRFVLNVPKEDQQSFERILFLVEYAHWFYEDNSVEKNPSLKSLTLKEFTTLLFNNCDVLKPYVPHIDDIFKDFTSYKFRVPVTGAIILDETYERCLLVKGWKGSSWSFPRGKKNKDEEDHKCAIREVLEETGFDVSELLNEDEHIEMIFGQQRVRLYIVSGVKEDTYFAPQTKKEISEIAWQRLDELQSASGDVISRGVTGLKLYMVAPFLASLKSWISKHPPQVATMYNKPPKVTVWKAKNSNGGIPSVAVERQPSKTIPDAHPPEAQPVSAFRSFRFDTGPILQAVDAAFSN